The sequence CGACCGACGCGGCCGTCCCGGGCGTCGGAGGAGTGTTCTTCTACCTGAACCGCGCCCAGGACACCTGCCCGGGCGGACAGGGATCCCTCGGTGATACGAGCTCGGGCATCCCCCGCCAGGGGAGGTCCTGCCCGTGAGAATGAGCTGACCTTCTCCAGGCACCTCGGGCGCGCCTACCTGGCCTTGAGCCGAAAGCAAGCACGGCCTGCCCCTCGCCGACCTTCGCTCGGCGGCAGAGAATCTTCGGGCACCCTGGGTCCCGATCACCCGGATACATGGAGCGGCCGCCAGCTCGTGCTGCCCGACGCACCCACCCGATAGCCCGCCGATAAGTCTCGTCCTCTCCTCGGTACATCGTCCAACTCGTCCTTTGTCGGGTTTCAACCAGGCCTTCCGTTTTCCCCAATAGAGAGCCACAAGACGCGGCGAGCGACCTTGCAAAAAGGAGACTTGAGCATGAAACGATTCTTGATGATGACTTGTGCGGGAATCTTGTTGCTGTCGGGAGTGAGACCTTCTTCAGCCGGCCCTCTGAACCTGATCCAGCTGGAGAACCGCCAGCCGGGCACGACCGCCTGGCAGCTGACCAATCCCGCCGACAATCGCCAGATTGAAGGCTATGCCTCGCTCACCAGCGTACCCGTCGGCGGAGACATCCGCTTGTTCGTGAGCACGGCCGACAAGACCTACTCGCTGACCGTCTTCCGCATGGGATGGTACGGCGGCACCGGCGGAAGAAAGGTCCTAGGACCGCAAATGCTGCCCGGTGTGAAACAGGTGACCCCCGATGTCGATCCCACGACGGAGGTCGTCGAATGCCAATGGACCAAGCCCTTCGTCATCCATGTTCCGAGCTCCTGGCTGAGCGGCATCTACCTGGTGAAGCTCCACGCCAACACGTCAGGCAAGGAGAGCTACATCATCTTCACGGTGCGCGACGCACGACGCGCCGATCTGGTCTTCCAGCAATCGGTCCTCACCTACCATGCCTACAACCCATGGCCCGGCTACGACACGGTAGGCCGGGAATACACCGGCCAGTCGCTCTATGACTTCGCGACGAAGGGCGGCAAGCAGGCGAAGACCGTTTCGATGGACCGCCCCTATGGGCTGGTCGAGCGGAGCTTTGCCAATCCACTCCCCTTCTATTCTCGAAGCGTCAGTCTGTTCTACGGAATCGGCGCAGGTGATTTTCTGCAAAACCTCGCTCCCGCGTCGATGGACTACGGAATGGTTCGCTGGCTCGAGCGCCAGGGCTACGACGTGACCTACATCACCGACGTCGATACGCACGAGGATGTGGGACGTTTGCTTCGGGCCAAAGCCTATCTATCCGTCGGTCACGACGAGTACGTGACGCGGGAGATGAAGGCGCACATGGTCCAGGCCCGCGATCAGGGCGTCAGCCTGGGGTTCTTCGGCGCGAACTATGTCTACTGGCCCGTGGGGCTGCTTCCGGATTCCAGCGGCACGCCGAATCGCAGGATCACGCTGTTCGCGAATTGCGTGAACAAGGACACGGGAATTGCCCGATCGGAGACGGAGTGCGTCACCGACGACGACTGCACGGATGGGAACCTGTGCAAGGTCAAGCTGGCCGACTACTCCCGGACCTTGGATGCCAACGGCGTCAGCGAAAGCGAGCAGGCATTGGTTGGCGGCATGTGGGACCCCGGAGCCGCCATCACGGGAGGTGGCGATATCTTCCTGGCTCCCGACTCCCTCCTTGATCACTGGGTCTTCGCCAACACCGGCCTGCAGGTTGGTGATTCCATTCCAGGAATCATTGGGAGCGAATATGACTATACCTCCGTCGATCCACTTTTCCCTTCGCCGGACGGGCTGCAGGTCCTCGTTCACACCCAGGTGCCCAATTTCGGTGCCGGTCTGCCTGGATTCCCGCTGCCGCAGGATTTCGACGGGGATTTCAACTCATGGTACGAATCGATTGCGGCGGCTCCCCGGCACTGCGGGAACGACGCCTCCAAGGTATGCACCCCCGACACAGTCGTGGACGACTGCTGCACGACCGACGCCTGCAGGGCGAAGCCGCCCTCCTGTGAACAACTGACCGTCCTGCATTGCAGCGACGATGCCTCGAAAGAATGCACCGCCAAGACGGTCAAGGACGATTGCTGCACGGATGACGCCTGCAGGGCCGAGCCACCGGCGTGTGTCTATCCCTGCGATCGATCGCCGATTTCCCCCCTGGGCCGCGTGCCGGATGAAGGGTTCTGCTCCAATCCGTTCCCCTACTATCCCGGGCTGCGGACCGATTGGGCGATGACGATCTATCAGGCGCCGAGCGGCGCCTGGGTGTTCAACGCCGCCACCAACGAATGGGCCTGGGGCCTCGATGACTACTTCACGGGTCTCAAGACCCCGGACGGCGCCAACAATGGACCAGCCCTTCGCGTCCAGTGCGGCTATCCCTGGTTCCATCCTGGGCTCGTGAGCTGCCGGAATCCGGCGGTCGAGCAAATCACTCGCAACGTTCTCAATCGCTTCATTGCCGGATTCTGACGTGAGGACCCAAGACGTCACGAAGGGGAGAAGCACCATGTTGAGCAGGACATTTGCCAGGCTGATTCTCCGGTCGACGCTTCTGGTGTTTGCCGTCCCTGTGCTCGCGAGCAGCGGCCCCGCCCGCTTGCTGAAAGACGTCAACCCGACGCCGAGCTTCGAGCGGGGATCGTTTCCATACCAGTACCAGCGGCTGGGGAGCATCACGATCTTCTCGGCCTACACATCTGGCACCGGATTCGAGGTGTGGCGGACCGACGGCACGGAGGCGGGGACCTCCCTCGTCAAGGACATCAACCCGGGCCCCAATAGCAGCAACCCCGGATTCTCCGTGGAGCTGGGCGGTGCGCTCTTCTTCCCGGCCGATGACGGAGTCCACGGATACGAGCTGTGGAGAACCGATGGAACCGAAACGGGCACCCGGATGGTGAAGGAGATTCGTCCCGGATCCACCGCGAGTCCCTTCCAGTCGCCGTCCGATAACTCTACCTGGTTTCCCCAGGCGGTCGGCGGAATCCTCTATTTCGTGGCCGACGATGGAGCCCACGGCCTCGAGCTGTGGAGATCCGATGGAACCGAGGCGGGGACCTTTCCTCTAGGGAGCAATTCCGTGGCTTTCGATGCCACCTATCCACTGTTCAGCACCTCGGTGGGTGGCATTTTCTTCTTCTCCGCCGATGACGCGGTGCATGGGTACGAGCTGTGGAAAACGGACGGAACGGTGGCCGGCACGGTCATGGTGAAGGACATCTCTCCCGGGGATGGCAACTCCTATCCCCAGGCGATGGTGGCCTTTCACGGATTGCTCTTATTCGCTGCGATTGACATAGAGCATGGGCAGGAGCTGTGGCGAAGCAATGGAACGGAGGCAGGGACCTTCCTCGTGAAGGACATCACTCCATTCGGCAACTCGTTCATTAGCAATCTGGCCGAGGCGAACGGCATGGTGTTCTTCACCACCAGCTTTTCCTCACAGCTCTACAAGACCGACGGCACGGCGGAGGGAACCGTGCCTGTAAAAGCGTTTTCCAATGTGGCCGGGCTCCAGGGATTCGACCATTTCCTGCTCTTCGTGGCCGACGATGGTACGACCGGGAACGAGCCCTGGGTCAGCGACGGAACGGAGGCGGGCACGTTTCTCCTGAAGGATATCAATTCAGGACCCGGCAACAGCCTTCCCATTGTCTGGCGTCTGACAGGCAGTAAGTTCCTCATATCCAACGACGGCACAGCTCCGAAACTGTACGCAAGCGACGGAACGCCGGCGGGAACCGTCTTGCTGAGGGAAGCCCCGCCGGGCTTCGGGGGAGTGTTCCCCCTGATGGGGTTCGCCGCGTCGGACGAAGCCTTTTTCTTCGTGAGTATCGAGCTTCACGACGACGGGACCTCGTACAACCAGCTCTGGAAAAGCGATGCCACGCCCGCGGGGACGCGGCCCGTCGCCTCACCGTCGGTGGGGAGTGCAATAGGCGTGGCACCCAACGGCCTCCTCTTTTTCCAGGCCGACGACCTGGTTCATGGCAACGAGCTGTGGAAAACCGACGGCACGGACGCGGGCACGGCTCTGCTGAAGGACATCAATCCCAGCCTCCGCACCGACTCGTCCTACGCCGGCTTCCTGGGGGCCGTTTCGGTTCCCGGCGTCGGACCGCGGATGCTTCTCGGCGCCTACGACGGCGTTCATGGAATCGGGCTGTGGATCAGCGACGGGACTGGCCCGGGCACCCGGCTGCTGAAGGACATCTATCCAGGAATTTCCAGCTCCCAGCCCAACAGCGCGATTGTCCACAACGGGGTGCTCTTCTTCGGGGCCAACGACGGTGAGCACGGCTATGAGCTGTGGAGAAGCGACGGCACCGAGGCGGGCACGGTCATGGTCTCCGACATCAATCCGGGTGCCGATGGGAGCCTGGCTGAGTCCGGTCTGTTCGCCGAGCTGAACGGATCGGTGTTGTTCGGCGCCGACGACGGAGTGCACGGCCGGACGCTCTGGAAGACCGACGGCACACCTGGAGGAACCGTCCAGGTTGCCGACGTCAATCTTCAATTCTCCTTCTTCAAAAGCGGTGGGAACTTCCGTTACCCGAACGCCATCGGCAGCGTGCTCTATTTCGGCGGCCAGGATCCTGAGCACGGGCTCGAGCTATGGAAGACCGACGGCACCACGGCGGGAACCGTTCTCGTCAAGGACATCAATCCCGGACCGAGGGCCTCCGGACCTCAGGGTTTCCAGGAGATCAACGGCAAGCTCTTCATGCTCGCCTTCGATTCCTCGCACGGGTACGAGCCATGGGTGAGCGACGGGACGGAGGCGGGAACCCATCTCCTCGAGGACGTCTTCCCGGGCACCGGCTGGTCGTATGTAGGCCTGCCGCAGAGCGTGGGCGGCGAGATCTACTTCCCGGCGAGGGTCAGCAACTTCGGCAAAGAGGAGCTGTGGAAGACGG comes from Candidatus Polarisedimenticolia bacterium and encodes:
- a CDS encoding N,N-dimethylformamidase beta subunit family domain-containing protein, translated to MKRFLMMTCAGILLLSGVRPSSAGPLNLIQLENRQPGTTAWQLTNPADNRQIEGYASLTSVPVGGDIRLFVSTADKTYSLTVFRMGWYGGTGGRKVLGPQMLPGVKQVTPDVDPTTEVVECQWTKPFVIHVPSSWLSGIYLVKLHANTSGKESYIIFTVRDARRADLVFQQSVLTYHAYNPWPGYDTVGREYTGQSLYDFATKGGKQAKTVSMDRPYGLVERSFANPLPFYSRSVSLFYGIGAGDFLQNLAPASMDYGMVRWLERQGYDVTYITDVDTHEDVGRLLRAKAYLSVGHDEYVTREMKAHMVQARDQGVSLGFFGANYVYWPVGLLPDSSGTPNRRITLFANCVNKDTGIARSETECVTDDDCTDGNLCKVKLADYSRTLDANGVSESEQALVGGMWDPGAAITGGGDIFLAPDSLLDHWVFANTGLQVGDSIPGIIGSEYDYTSVDPLFPSPDGLQVLVHTQVPNFGAGLPGFPLPQDFDGDFNSWYESIAAAPRHCGNDASKVCTPDTVVDDCCTTDACRAKPPSCEQLTVLHCSDDASKECTAKTVKDDCCTDDACRAEPPACVYPCDRSPISPLGRVPDEGFCSNPFPYYPGLRTDWAMTIYQAPSGAWVFNAATNEWAWGLDDYFTGLKTPDGANNGPALRVQCGYPWFHPGLVSCRNPAVEQITRNVLNRFIAGF
- a CDS encoding ELWxxDGT repeat protein gives rise to the protein MLSRTFARLILRSTLLVFAVPVLASSGPARLLKDVNPTPSFERGSFPYQYQRLGSITIFSAYTSGTGFEVWRTDGTEAGTSLVKDINPGPNSSNPGFSVELGGALFFPADDGVHGYELWRTDGTETGTRMVKEIRPGSTASPFQSPSDNSTWFPQAVGGILYFVADDGAHGLELWRSDGTEAGTFPLGSNSVAFDATYPLFSTSVGGIFFFSADDAVHGYELWKTDGTVAGTVMVKDISPGDGNSYPQAMVAFHGLLLFAAIDIEHGQELWRSNGTEAGTFLVKDITPFGNSFISNLAEANGMVFFTTSFSSQLYKTDGTAEGTVPVKAFSNVAGLQGFDHFLLFVADDGTTGNEPWVSDGTEAGTFLLKDINSGPGNSLPIVWRLTGSKFLISNDGTAPKLYASDGTPAGTVLLREAPPGFGGVFPLMGFAASDEAFFFVSIELHDDGTSYNQLWKSDATPAGTRPVASPSVGSAIGVAPNGLLFFQADDLVHGNELWKTDGTDAGTALLKDINPSLRTDSSYAGFLGAVSVPGVGPRMLLGAYDGVHGIGLWISDGTGPGTRLLKDIYPGISSSQPNSAIVHNGVLFFGANDGEHGYELWRSDGTEAGTVMVSDINPGADGSLAESGLFAELNGSVLFGADDGVHGRTLWKTDGTPGGTVQVADVNLQFSFFKSGGNFRYPNAIGSVLYFGGQDPEHGLELWKTDGTTAGTVLVKDINPGPRASGPQGFQEINGKLFMLAFDSSHGYEPWVSDGTEAGTHLLEDVFPGTGWSYVGLPQSVGGEIYFPARVSNFGKEELWKTDGTEAGTTLVKEIPGSNPIVNDSLTPLGGKLFFIAASAVDPTFTDLWSSDGTEDGTVIVKAGLRYSYGLQAVAGRLLFIAYDDDHGEELWRSDGTAAGTVLAQDIAAGPDWSFPDQITPFGDCIFFIADDPVAGFEPWVARTALLLDQPGRALSDLKGEVKALHLARGTETGLTAKLDAAAAALAANQTTSAILDLEDFIHHVDVLAPKKISDDSAAELQQFAQDIVSLLESGGAPTTAPVRSERQIGGADNR